The genomic window atacaggggaaaaaccctatcagtgtgtggaatgtggaaagagcttcacagatagttcctctctcatttcccatcaaagaattcatacaggggagaaaccctatcagtgtgtggaatgtggaaagagcttcaggaagagctcctctctcacttcccatcacagaattcatacaggggagaaaccctatcagtgtgtggaatgtggaaagagcttcagtcagagtgccaatcttacttcccatcaaagaattcatacaggggagaaaccctatcagtgtgtggaatgtggaaagagcttcagtcagagtgccaatctcactaagcatcagagaattcatacaggggagaaaccctatcagtgtgtcaaatgtggaaagagcttcactgaaagctcctctctcactttccatcaaataattcatacaggggagaaaccctatcagtgtgtggaatgtggaaagaacttcaggaagagttcccatctcactaagcatcagagaattcatacaggggagaaaccctatcagtgtgtggaatgtggaaagagcttcactgaaagctcctctctcacttcccatcaaagaattcatacaggggagaaaccctatcagtgtgtggaatgtggaaagagcttcagtcagagctcctctctcacttcccatcaaataattcatacaggggagaaaccctatcagtgcatggaatgtggaaagagcttcactcacaaccacagtctcactttccatcaaagaattcatacaggggagaaaccctatcagtgtgtggaatgtggaaagagcttcaggaagagctcctcccttacttcccatcaaagaattcatacaggggagaaaccctatcagtgtgtggaatgtggaaaaaccttctctcacagccacagtctcacttcccatcaaagaattcatacaggggagaaaccctatcagtgtgtggaatgtggaaagacctacacatgtagctcctctctcacttcccatcgcagaattcatacaggggagaaaccctatcagtgcgtggaatgtggaaagagcttcactcacagccacaatctcacttcccatcaaagaattcatacaggggagaaaccctatcagtgtgtggaatgtggaaagagcttcagtcagagtgccaatcttactttccatcaaagaattcatacaggggagaaaccctatcagtgtgtggaatgtggaaagagcttcagtcagagctcctctctcactttccatcaaataattcatacaggggagaaaccctatcagtgtgtggaatgtggaaagaacttcaggaagagttccaatcttactaagcatcagagaattcatacaggggagaaaccctatcagtgtgtggaatgtggaaagaccttcacatgtagctcctctctcacttcacatcgcagaattcatacaggggagaaaccctatcagtgtgtggaatgtggaaagagcttcacgcatagctcctctctcacttcccatcaaagaattcatacaggggagaaaccctatcagtgtgtggaatgtggaaagagcttcactcacagccacaatctcacttcccatcaaagaatgcaTACAATGGTCAgaaaaaccattatacagctttaggagccaggcgaatccgcacctttttaaccaggcttttggctaattcacatctaatgcccttttaatatgtggttttttttaaatcgttttttaaaatgttgtaactgtcctgagacctgtgggtgtagggaataggTGCCATCTCTTAAAGGCCTAGTggtctttgccccacccccaataaaatatttaaggatgcCACCCCCCAATTTTTTTCAAACACAGCCTTTTATGCTTCTGCAACTTGCCATacaatttctctttcaatttaccctcttaaaaaataaaaaaaataaacgcaCAAAGGtcatgaagaaaacaaaatacaagaagatACAAACATGGACGGGTCCCATCTTTGCGGGCAAAAtagaaaagttgctttgaagcaggctttcccacacttgggtccccagcagctcctggactacagttcccatcatcccttcccactggtcctgctagctaggggtgatgggagttctgtgggagccaggaagtcatggcaaaggcaaaggccaggaagtcatggcaaaagcgccacctggtgccttgctgacctcggtgaccagcatgtctgtgccttaccatgtattagaattgtattgaccttaaaaggagttgtgtttcctctgggcagtgatgaccctatatggtgtgggtgggtttaagccatgaccagatgaggtaacatgagacactgtgatgcagccatgcggctggagagaacaaaggataataaaaaaggaccggagagggagaagatgtctgaatgagctgccctccgtccatggaaatatgctagctctctgcgtctttattttatgctaaaataagcgccatttgtaacggctggctccgacaagtggtgccccttgtgaggctgaataaaagaatacaactgtggtttttaaaagagagctaagaagcaagacttaaagcaaacagtctgaggcagactataggatttttgatccaagcagtggatatcatccACTTACCTCGTCCGGCAAGGGTTGCAAGCGCTAATCATCTTCGGATCCATggtgagtcgatcccttaaatattgattttagaaaaatgggcagctctttgactactccccaacagaaatttttaaaagacttaaaatttctcctctcctccaacaaattggaagttcctgagggtgatttgatacagctcattctggcaattgatgagcattgtccctggtttcctgcagatgggacttgggaattaaaacattgggataagattggaacacattttcatgggcatcccagcattggtgttcggattttaaatgcatggtgcaaggttcgatatgctatgggttgtttatcaccaaaaaatatctccatggctgcattgccagtacaaccttcagcttctttaattcagcctgctgtcctgccatgtgttccagcccttgctttgcctgcagccccagaccccaaacctccggactacagttcctcaccagaggacccaatcctgcaaaaataccgtggtctggctggaaatgaccctgctctttcagcagcagcagcagaaccagctaccccttttcaacgtgcagtccttgcctgttccttatctcaggatactatggcattccctgttattgtgccccctgctggtgctccagcaggaactcaagcacagcaccaaccttttgactttaaaatcttgaaagagctCCAATTGTCAGTTAGGACAAATGGACTGCAAGCTCCTTTTACACAAGCTCTTTTGGAAACCAcattagcccagcttttggttccagatgacatcaagcttttggcacgtacagttttacccccatcagctggtgtattatttgctcacgaatgggaaactgcctgccgTGGTTATGCTCCAGCCTTGttacaacaaatcagaggaaataatccaaatattaccctcgcagatgtcataGATGCCATGATGGGGCGTGGCCCCTTTGCTCAgccttcagtacaagccacactgctgcggatcttattgagggatactgctcttgctgctcaacaagcaatgagaaaaatcccggaacccaccagtattcagtctaggtggggttcaatcagacaagaacctagagaatcatattcttcctttatggacaggctgattacagcagtgagtagacaaattgaaaatcctgaagccaaacaaataattatcaaacaattggcctttgaaaatgcaaatgaggattgtaaggttgcgttgcgcccgataatacacaatcctgccacagacacagcagccatgcttcgcatttgtcagtctgttggtacagccacccacaaggctcatttgctggcagcagcgcaaaataaaaaccagcctgtagccaccgatacaacgtttccagcatggcaaacaaagatcactgatacctcagtgtgggtagaacagtggcctccaccaaaagaaaaatccgcagcaatggcaccatctcgtttttgaacagcttatttctgaacaattgactttcggccacattgaaccatcttcatcccactggatccagcagacaggaacgcttgcttttacattgccagtatataacaatttgcaatccacccagcgatatcagtgggttcttctgccacaaggcatgcggaactcccctacactttgccaaaattttgtgaatgaagcatcgaaacctttccgcatgcgccacctagaggtgctgaacacaagctgcatctggcagtatttgctgcACCATTGtagccaacaggaaatttatatgctcagacggacaagaagaagactatctgcattatagaatggttacatttacctcataccccttcgaagaacatttattccgtaaCTGAATCCGcatcagacattgttatcaaagaacgttcacgtgctataactttgagcggttttgatgttgcatcaatttatatgcctttttcacagactgaacagcagcatttattgatcacaaatgctgccgtacaaattgttttggctgattttataggtcatcatttttaatcccccaaaggatgaccgtttgacatttctgacacaggtcacctatgttttgactaaccccttgtctctcacacctcccccctctgcactaaccctcttcacggatggaacaagaagtatgggagtagtgacgtgggaggagggaggaaaatggaaatgttatttacccctccacagtcttctgcccagcgagctgagctagcggctgtgattcttgcctttcaatcctttcctactcatcctttcaatcttattgtggatactcagtatgtatatcgcctttttgctattttaccaatatcttatataactccttccttggattctgacttgttttccttgtttcttgccctgcaagccttacttcagcacagagagtttcctttttatgttgcacatcttcgctcccacacatcacacccagggtatttagcagagggaaattcaagagcagattcagctttgaagaacatttctgccttttctctcttttctgatgctatactaggtcataacacctttcatctccctgcgaaagcattggctaagcagttttctattcctttggcccaagctagggatattgtgtcccaatgtgcttcctgttctaaatctcagctggccattccttttgatgctgtcaatcctaggggcacgtctgcattggcgtgttggcagatggatgtcacacacacacctgtgttggctccactctccaaggttcacctcacggtggacacccactctggattcatatgggctacgcccatgaggggggaaacagctcggcatgtcattcagcacactatccgctgtttctcagtcatgggtaaacctgcgcgcatcaaaactgataatggtccagcatatatttctaaaacattttcggaattttgtatgttgtggaatgtgaaattaactcatggtataccctttaactccacagggcaagcgatagtggaaagggcgcacctgacgttcaaaacactattgcttaaacagcttggcggccgaagcatacCAACAGCAGACATTCCTTCGgcagttcaccaagttctttttgtgcttaacCATCTTTATATCCacatactaggacccatactcccacggaattgcattttaggaaggaggaggcactgccccaccccttggtggtgtactgacgcttgcctgatcccacgtggcatggacctgtcccgctgatcacgtggggacgagggtacgcggcagtggacgtcgaggacaagcctttatgggttccaCCTCGATGCGTGcggccatggcaagtcccttcaactgcgaaagtgccttcctaaccatttgccttgccatcttttgctgcaccgttttacaaggaagagaagcagacgacacagaccagttgaaaccaccatattagcgttgttgaataagacttttaggggtgaaaattatcataagatatggaggaataatatttttgtacaagatatgattaagtttactagtctattgcatgcttctaaatgttgggtatgtatgcctgcccccatttgttttcaaattaaggagggggaagaatcatggggcatatatccaaactgtcaatatacattgaaattcatgtttaatagctcatacagtgaccaatctcagtgctatagaagcgataccagtgcatggctaaaaactaggaAAGAAACCTACCATGCAAATTGGAGTCTGAATTCTTCTATCCCTGGCTTAGCAAATGCCACAGATGAGCAATTTCATATCAGTTCCTTATTTACTGAAGCCTTTAGTTGGTCCCAACAGAGTAGTAATATCAGCTATTTACTCCAAAGAGAGTTATGGTTGCTTTGTGGCgaaaaagcatacaaagccatTCCTCGAAACCTCACAGGCACATGTACATTGGGTCTCGTGGTTCTGTtgttgtataaggttgataagttACCATCTTCTCTTAGACTACGGAATCGTCGGGAGGTTAATTCACCCATAAATCAATATATTGATTGGCCCAGGTCTCTCGGGCCTTGCTGCCCTCAGTGGGTGCAGCAATGAACTATAGGGACCTCCATTGGCTAGCAAATTGGACTGAAGGATTATTCAATGATACCATAAAAGCTTTGAGGAAACTCAACCAGGAGTTGTCTGCAATGAGAGAAGTGGTTTTACAGAATCGCTTTGCTTTGGATGTGATTTTAGCCTCAAAAGGAGGAGTTTGTGCACTTGTTCATTctcattgttgtatgtttattcctgataataatgtcagcatatctgcgacgatcgaccatatggaaaccatggtagcccacaatccgtttgccccccctccttccgttgatccatgggcatggttatattcttggcttccagatggaagttggcttcgacatttattgattatagtgattattatagtagttatttgcattattttgtgttgctgtatacaatgtattccttctttaatttctgtatgtactgcatggttctccagtccgcggcccgcttccggtctcacaagagtcgcctatcgctctcgatataaccgtattggtactgatatatatgattctgattaaaatataaagaaagagggcatgcgggagccaggaagtcatggcaaaggcttgtagcgccacctggtgccttgctgacctcggtgaccagcatgtctgtgccttaccatgtattagaattgtattgaccttaaaaggagttgtgtttcctctgggcagtgatgaccctatatggtgtgggtgggtttaagccatgaccagatgaggtaacatgagacactgtgatgcagccatgcggctggagagaacaaaggataataaaaaaggaccggagagggagaagatgtctgaatgagctgccctccgtccatggaaatatgctagctctctgcgtctttattttatgctaaaataagcgccatttgtaacggctggctccgacagggttctagtccaaaaacagctggagacccaagtttgctttaaagggaaagtaggctGGCCCTGTGACACCCTCTGCTGGACAAAAGCACTGCCCCAGAATGTGAACCACCCCCAGTACTGCTAATTGGAATTAATAGAGCACAACACTGAAGTTTGATCGGCACTTCAACCTCTAGTCAGCTTCTAGGTGCTTTCTGcaccacctagagtacccacagaattgtggcttctactgacaacacacataggagaacaaatgaaagacaaacacaagaggcaggaaaaaacctggaaagggccataccaaatggacatccggtgtgaagaggtcactttccccactgctgaacaatgccacaggtagaggagatggaatgctagaagtgtctctggggcaaggggagctgctgggaaattgaactacgggctcaaaatattagttttttaaaaagttgcttccattataggcattgccattctaatGACATGCAtgctgtgaaacacaagagcagtcaagtacaacattcctggagtgaacatgtttacacatggggagggatgtttgtccacccagcaggtaaacttcctgtttccttctgggctgggacagacttcctctgcatgtgactagaggtgggtgtggcctcacctgtgcaggtaatgacaaaacacaaggcagggcagccatctctctttctctttcaccacatgcatcgaggacacaacatctactaagccagagatgccctcttggcttccagccaagagaggaaaaagggactgtcttcttaagagatagactccaagtgtatgttacttcattaagctaagtctgctttctgggatctgattgtgaacagaatgtgagtaaactctttttatatttttgtaaaagactgtgtcgtctcttctattttgtgagggaataaggggaaaataccagaacagttattatagaggctttagcgagcctgagcaaacgcagacactgcaaatttaaaataaaagggaatgttactctgctgatattgtggaagttgagctgtttaaccctgtaagctcaggttctcctgacAGAGGAAGGTGGTAAAGTGtgactgaatgaggtaactgttaggtggatttgactgacccaacccaaagaggactccttcatggttcctcctcatcctggggaaaagtgacaagaggggtgctgcagggttctgtcctgggcctgttgttcaacgtcttgataaatgacatggatgaaggaactgaggggatgctcatcacatttgcagacgAGACCAAACAGACCATAATggcatcctctctcttcttcagcaacagacagacaaagaacagtgcaaaagcacagcagagcggaagagataagactgacttCTGTTCTTACACTTCCCAAGCCTAGGAAAGTAAACAGGGGCATGTGACATActagcaacagggtgctcccccacacgcaggggagaggaggaggaccccgagccatgcatgaaagcccttatatagacatttttaattgcccgccctggagtccaagaccacccccagatacatcatacccacatcacagaaaaggctgtcAGCCCCCTCCCTGTCATAGACTTTGGAAAGAGATAGCTGTGGCCACTCTggtggcttttgttgttgctgctgcaggtaATAAATAGTCTTGTGGTCACGAGGAATTGGGCGGAGGGTTTTCCATCACTGGGTCTGCGTTGACATCTGTAGAAGGGATATCCTGTAAGCGGGAGGGTGGGGCAGGACTGTTGGGACTTAAAGAGACAGTTATAAAGGGAAGAGATAAAAGCCAAAAGGGGGAGAATCTCCTTCAGTTTTCTTGGGAAGCTGCCAACAATAAAAATCTTGGCGagttaagcattttattcatttcaatactATCAT from Podarcis raffonei isolate rPodRaf1 chromosome 4, rPodRaf1.pri, whole genome shotgun sequence includes these protein-coding regions:
- the LOC128412078 gene encoding zinc finger protein 850-like; translation: ELEIESKSDHDKIPREEKPRKNLECGESCSQRSHSTSHQQSLIGKKLYQCMECGKSFRKSSDLTSHRRIHTGEKPYKCVECGKSFRNSSHLTSHQIIHTGEKPYQCVECGKSFTDSSSLISHQRIHTGEKPYQCVECGKSFRKSSSLTSHHRIHTGEKPYQCVECGKSFSQSANLTSHQRIHTGEKPYQCVECGKSFSQSANLTKHQRIHTGEKPYQCVKCGKSFTESSSLTFHQIIHTGEKPYQCVECGKNFRKSSHLTKHQRIHTGEKPYQCVECGKSFTESSSLTSHQRIHTGEKPYQCVECGKSFSQSSSLTSHQIIHTGEKPYQCMECGKSFTHNHSLTFHQRIHTGEKPYQCVECGKSFRKSSSLTSHQRIHTGEKPYQCVECGKTFSHSHSLTSHQRIHTGEKPYQCVECGKTYTCSSSLTSHRRIHTGEKPYQCVECGKSFTHSHNLTSHQRIHTGEKPYQCVECGKSFSQSANLTFHQRIHTGEKPYQCVECGKSFSQSSSLTFHQIIHTGEKPYQCVECGKNFRKSSNLTKHQRIHTGEKPYQCVECGKTFTCSSSLTSHRRIHTGEKPYQCVECGKSFTHSSSLTSHQRIHTGEKPYQCVECGKSFTHSHNLTSHQRMHTMVRKTIIQL
- the LOC128412086 gene encoding uncharacterized protein LOC128412086; the encoded protein is MGSSLTTPQQKFLKDLKFLLSSNKLEVPEGDLIQLILAIDEHCPWFPADGTWELKHWDKIGTHFHGHPSIGVRILNAWCKVRYAMGCLSPKNISMAALPVQPSASLIQPAVLPCVPALALPAAPDPKPPDYSSSPEDPILQKYRGLAGNDPALSAAAAEPATPFQRAVLACSLSQDTMAFPVIVPPAGAPAGTQAQHQPFDFKILKELQLSVRTNGLQAPFTQALLETTLAQLLVPDDIKLLARTVLPPSAGVLFAHEWETACRGYAPALLQQIRGNNPNITLADVIDAMMGRGPFAQPSVQATLLRILLRDTALAAQQAMRKIPEPTSIQSRWGSIRQEQWPPPKEKSAAMAPSRF